The Kineothrix sp. MB12-C1 genome includes a window with the following:
- the mnmE gene encoding tRNA uridine-5-carboxymethylaminomethyl(34) synthesis GTPase MnmE → MKTDTIAAIATAMSDSGIGIIRVSGESAIAIVNRIFRTRSGKEILLDLASHTINYGYIVDDYDGTDYKSNIIDEVMVSIMKAPRSYTMEDTVEINCHGGVLMVNHILETVIRHGARIAEPGEFTKRAFLNGRIDLSKAEAVIDIIHSKSQFALKSSVNQLKGSVSEAIIQLRKEIIYEIAFIESALDDPEHISLDGYQESLLEKTEYIISRLKKLLESSDNGKILKEGIHTVIVGKPNAGKSSLLNLLVGEEKAIVTDIAGTTRDILEESIHLHGISLNIIDTAGIRSTDDIVEKIGVERAKKYASNADLIIYVVDASVPLDDNDYDIIHMIEGKKTVILLNKSDLKEVVTEEVLLNQIRELGHEENSLEDIYIIKTSTRDNTGIDLLEKAIKDMFFKGELSFNDEVFITNMRHKEAIINAYESMLQVKRSIEDNMPEDFYSIDLMSAYSDLGTIIGEEVGEDLVNEIFSKFCMGK, encoded by the coding sequence ATGAAGACAGATACTATAGCTGCAATTGCTACTGCAATGTCGGATTCCGGAATCGGAATTATCCGTGTGAGTGGAGAATCTGCAATTGCAATTGTAAATAGAATATTTAGAACCAGATCAGGAAAAGAGATTCTTCTCGATTTGGCTTCTCATACTATAAATTACGGATATATCGTAGATGATTATGATGGTACTGATTATAAAAGTAATATTATTGATGAAGTGATGGTTAGTATTATGAAGGCACCTCGCAGTTATACGATGGAAGATACTGTTGAGATTAATTGTCATGGTGGTGTCTTAATGGTAAATCATATTCTGGAGACAGTGATTAGACATGGAGCCAGAATTGCGGAGCCGGGTGAATTTACGAAAAGAGCCTTTTTAAATGGCAGGATTGATTTATCGAAAGCGGAAGCGGTGATCGATATTATTCATTCGAAGAGTCAATTTGCTCTAAAGAGTTCAGTGAATCAATTAAAAGGTTCTGTGTCGGAAGCAATAATTCAATTGAGAAAAGAGATTATTTATGAGATTGCTTTTATAGAATCTGCGCTGGATGATCCGGAACATATTAGTTTGGATGGATATCAGGAAAGCCTTTTAGAAAAGACAGAATATATCATTTCACGTTTGAAGAAGCTTCTTGAATCTTCGGATAATGGTAAGATTCTAAAGGAAGGGATTCATACAGTCATCGTAGGGAAACCGAATGCCGGTAAGTCTTCTTTGTTAAATCTTCTTGTAGGGGAAGAGAAGGCTATTGTTACAGATATTGCAGGAACAACGAGAGATATCTTAGAGGAATCCATTCATCTTCATGGTATTAGTTTGAATATTATTGATACCGCAGGAATTCGTTCTACCGATGATATTGTAGAAAAGATAGGTGTTGAGCGAGCAAAAAAATATGCTTCTAATGCGGATTTGATCATTTATGTTGTGGATGCTTCCGTACCTTTGGATGATAATGATTATGATATTATTCATATGATTGAAGGGAAGAAAACAGTAATACTTTTGAATAAGTCTGATTTGAAGGAAGTTGTGACAGAAGAAGTTTTATTAAATCAGATAAGAGAGTTAGGTCATGAGGAAAATTCTTTGGAGGATATTTATATTATTAAGACTTCTACAAGGGATAATACTGGGATTGATTTGTTAGAAAAGGCGATAAAGGACATGTTTTTTAAGGGAGAATTGTCCTTTAATGATGAAGTATTTATTACAAATATGCGCCATAAGGAAGCGATTATAAATGCTTATGAAAGTATGCTTCAAGTGAAGAGAAGCATTGAGGATAATATGCCTGAGGATTTTTATTCTATCGATTTGATGAGTGCATATTCTGATTTAGGTACTATTATAGGCGAAGAAGTAGGAGAAGATTTGGTAAATGAGATTTTCTCTAAGTTTTGTATGGGTAAATAG
- a CDS encoding YidC/Oxa1 family membrane protein insertase produces MLGIILTQNQTFIIGQVAQLLGYIMEGIFFCLDKIGIPNIGLAIILFTIVIYLVMMPLTIKQQKFSKLSAKMNPELQAIQAKYKGKKDSDSSMRMNEETQAVYAKYGVSPTGSCLQLLIQMPILFALYRVIYAMPAYVGKIKEAFFPLVDKLIAQPGSTEFIRELKNANMYSKQFESEAFIGGNVEFVQNTIIDVLNKATTAEWISISDKFPSLAGDVTNTLHTLDRYNNFLGLNIGNSPSYVMTEAISSGAYFMVVAALAIPILSAVTQWINTKLMPQPDANKGNSDNPMASSMKTMNVMMPIMSAFFCFTLPAGMGLYWIAGSVVRSIQQVIINRHIDKIDLDELIKKNVEKKNKKLAKSGKSLSSISNYAAMSTKNVAPKSQVNSSDNINKPSMTQEEKDAAVKKSTEYYSKSAKPGSIASKANMVKQYNEKNNK; encoded by the coding sequence TTGTTAGGTATTATATTAACCCAGAATCAAACTTTTATTATAGGTCAGGTCGCTCAGCTTCTTGGATATATAATGGAAGGTATTTTTTTCTGCCTAGATAAAATAGGTATTCCTAATATAGGTTTGGCTATTATTTTATTTACTATTGTTATTTATCTTGTAATGATGCCTCTTACAATTAAACAGCAGAAGTTCTCTAAGCTTTCTGCCAAGATGAATCCTGAACTTCAGGCTATTCAAGCGAAATATAAAGGTAAAAAAGATAGTGATTCATCGATGAGGATGAACGAGGAAACCCAGGCTGTATATGCCAAATATGGTGTATCTCCTACAGGAAGTTGTTTACAGCTCCTTATTCAGATGCCTATATTATTTGCTCTTTATCGTGTTATATATGCGATGCCTGCTTATGTAGGTAAGATTAAAGAGGCTTTCTTCCCTCTTGTGGATAAATTGATTGCACAGCCGGGAAGTACGGAATTTATTCGTGAATTAAAGAATGCCAATATGTATAGCAAGCAGTTTGAATCGGAAGCCTTTATAGGCGGTAATGTAGAATTTGTACAAAATACCATTATTGATGTATTGAATAAGGCTACTACTGCTGAATGGATTTCTATTTCGGACAAGTTTCCTTCTCTTGCCGGAGATGTGACTAATACACTTCATACTTTGGATCGTTACAATAATTTCCTCGGTTTAAATATTGGTAATTCTCCTTCTTATGTTATGACGGAAGCAATTTCAAGCGGTGCTTATTTTATGGTAGTCGCTGCTCTGGCAATTCCTATATTATCTGCAGTTACACAGTGGATCAATACGAAATTAATGCCTCAGCCTGATGCAAATAAAGGAAATTCAGACAATCCTATGGCCTCTTCCATGAAGACAATGAATGTTATGATGCCTATTATGTCGGCGTTCTTCTGTTTTACACTTCCAGCCGGTATGGGTCTTTACTGGATTGCCGGTTCTGTAGTAAGAAGTATTCAACAGGTAATTATCAACAGACATATAGATAAGATAGATTTGGATGAGTTAATTAAGAAGAATGTGGAAAAGAAGAATAAAAAGCTTGCAAAATCCGGAAAAAGCTTAAGTTCCATCAGTAATTATGCAGCGATGAGTACAAAGAATGTTGCTCCAAAATCTCAGGTTAATTCTTCTGATAATATAAATAAGCCTTCTATGACTCAGGAAGAAAAAGATGCTGCAGTAAAGAAATCCACAGAGTATTATAGTAAGAGTGCTAAGCCGGGCAGTATAGCATCCAAAGCTAATATGGTAAAACAATATAACGAGAAAAATAATAAATAG
- the yidD gene encoding membrane protein insertion efficiency factor YidD, which translates to MKKLLIYMIEFYRKYISPMKSTKCPYFPTCSEYGLEAVRKHGAFKGGLLSLWRVLRCNPFSKGGYDPVP; encoded by the coding sequence ATGAAAAAGTTATTAATTTATATGATTGAGTTCTATAGAAAATATATTTCTCCCATGAAAAGTACAAAATGCCCTTATTTTCCCACCTGTTCGGAATATGGTCTGGAGGCAGTCCGTAAACACGGCGCTTTCAAAGGTGGGCTTTTATCATTATGGAGAGTTTTAAGGTGCAATCCTTTTTCAAAGGGAGGGTATGATCCGGTTCCATAG
- the rnpA gene encoding ribonuclease P protein component codes for MRFSESLKKNNDFKKVYKNGKSYANKYLVMYVLENNKEMNRLGLSVSKKVGNSVVRHRVTRLLRESYRLHENIFNSGLDIVVVARNNAASASYAEIESALLHLGKLHHIFGSLI; via the coding sequence ATGAGATTTTCGGAATCATTAAAGAAAAATAACGACTTCAAGAAAGTTTATAAAAATGGCAAATCTTATGCTAATAAGTATTTGGTAATGTATGTGTTGGAAAATAATAAAGAAATGAACAGACTTGGATTGTCGGTAAGTAAAAAAGTCGGAAACAGTGTTGTGCGCCATCGGGTGACAAGATTGTTGCGCGAAAGTTACAGACTACATGAAAATATATTTAATAGTGGTTTAGATATAGTAGTCGTTGCAAGAAACAATGCGGCTTCAGCTTCTTATGCTGAGATAGAGAGCGCATTATTACATCTCGGAAAGCTTCATCATATATTTGGAAGCTTAATTTGA
- the rpmH gene encoding 50S ribosomal protein L34, with amino-acid sequence MKMTFQPKNRQRKKVHGFRSRMSTPGGRSVLAARRAKGRKRLSA; translated from the coding sequence ATGAAAATGACATTTCAGCCTAAAAACAGACAGAGAAAGAAAGTTCATGGATTTAGATCCAGAATGAGTACTCCGGGTGGAAGAAGCGTTCTGGCAGCCAGAAGAGCAAAAGGAAGAAAGAGATTGTCAGCATAG
- the dnaA gene encoding chromosomal replication initiator protein DnaA: MDSIKENWELIKQTIKKEYDLSNISYNTWVANLNFYGVDNDVVTILIPSDQAHALSYITNKYKSYFQVTITEMMDHEYDISFILEKDIDELEDSMALKPQYNINYEKANLNPKYRFDTFVVGNNNKFAHSASLAVAESPGEAYNPLYLYGGAGLGKTHLMHSIGHFILNQNPNMKVLYVTSEQFTNEVIESIRSGNAAAMTKLREKYRTVDILLIDDVQFIIGKESTQEEFFHTFNVLHSSGKQIILSSDKPPKEMETLEERFRSRFEWGLISDIQPPDYETRMAILKKNAESYNKEVDNEIFKYIATNIKSNIRELEGAFNKIIAFSKLNNVEITLEIAEEALKDIIYPDKPKEISPSLIINIVSEHFGVHPDDITSKKRNSEFVEPRQVVMYLCRSMTDISYQNIGKILGKKDHTTIIHGVNKITEELNNNEELKNKVEIIKKKINPS, from the coding sequence ATGGATTCTATTAAAGAAAATTGGGAATTAATCAAACAAACGATAAAAAAGGAATATGATCTTTCAAATATTTCTTACAATACATGGGTAGCCAATCTTAATTTCTACGGAGTAGATAACGATGTGGTTACCATTTTGATTCCTTCTGACCAGGCTCACGCCTTAAGTTACATTACAAATAAATATAAAAGTTACTTTCAAGTTACTATTACTGAGATGATGGACCATGAATATGATATCTCCTTCATATTAGAAAAGGATATCGATGAATTAGAAGATTCTATGGCCTTGAAACCCCAGTATAATATTAATTATGAGAAAGCCAATCTTAATCCAAAGTACCGATTCGATACCTTCGTAGTAGGAAATAATAATAAATTTGCTCATTCAGCTTCTCTCGCAGTAGCCGAATCTCCAGGCGAAGCTTATAATCCTCTCTACTTATACGGGGGAGCCGGACTTGGTAAAACTCACTTGATGCACTCAATTGGCCACTTTATTTTGAATCAAAATCCGAACATGAAGGTTCTCTACGTTACTTCAGAACAATTTACCAATGAAGTAATTGAATCTATTCGAAGCGGTAATGCGGCAGCCATGACTAAGTTAAGAGAGAAATATCGTACGGTAGATATTTTACTTATCGATGACGTTCAGTTTATTATAGGAAAAGAAAGCACGCAGGAAGAATTCTTCCATACCTTCAATGTACTTCACTCTTCCGGTAAACAGATCATTCTTTCCTCGGACAAACCGCCCAAAGAAATGGAAACCTTAGAAGAACGATTCCGTTCCCGTTTCGAATGGGGATTGATTTCAGATATTCAACCGCCTGATTATGAGACACGAATGGCAATTCTTAAGAAAAACGCAGAAAGTTACAATAAGGAAGTAGATAATGAAATATTCAAATATATAGCGACTAATATTAAATCAAATATTAGAGAATTAGAAGGGGCCTTTAATAAAATCATAGCTTTCTCTAAGCTTAATAATGTAGAAATTACTTTAGAAATAGCGGAAGAAGCATTAAAGGATATTATATATCCTGACAAGCCAAAAGAAATAAGTCCCTCTCTTATTATTAATATCGTGTCAGAACACTTTGGAGTTCATCCTGATGATATTACTTCCAAGAAGCGTAATTCTGAATTCGTAGAGCCGAGACAGGTCGTTATGTATCTTTGCCGTTCCATGACAGATATATCTTATCAGAATATAGGAAAGATACTCGGTAAAAAGGATCACACGACAATTATTCACGGAGTAAATAAAATAACAGAGGAACTTAATAATAACGAAGAACTTAAAAATAAAGTGGAAATCATTAAGAAAAAAATCAATCCATCTTAA